One Leptospira noumeaensis DNA window includes the following coding sequences:
- a CDS encoding glycosyltransferase family 87 protein — translation MWKFLESLEKSGKWVLTAMVLILLALSISRSKQKSDFLDYYHAAERWGTGENLYRFDVALELQTKIKTVEDLFQPENLHLLTALQNETATYIYPPLFSFLLIPFTYLSENGAALVFEILSIFSLVLILYLIFQNKEITKSKPKFPYSILILSLVFNFRFLESHVQNNQVGLLLILLVLVSLLVRSHLLSGILLALAVSIKITPLVFLFVFVYEKKYIRILWFVLGMVLWNALPLLYNWDYTIQMTNEWLTEILGNAFSNPLLRSWKNNQSLSSTLAKYFVSGADMINQPTYGMPFFQLSLFSLKIIQLVFVIMFGIPLLLLWRKENKKWEIISLLFLISALFSGISWIHSFIICLVPIYFILNQIIDIPNDPKKLYALVFILSLPILTHRTFVGSKIEATLSMFSILFYTTSLLYFYIVRFALRETENRN, via the coding sequence ATGTGGAAATTTTTAGAAAGTTTAGAGAAATCAGGGAAATGGGTCTTAACGGCAATGGTTTTGATTCTTTTGGCCCTTTCGATCTCTAGATCCAAACAAAAATCGGACTTTTTGGATTATTACCATGCAGCAGAACGTTGGGGAACAGGAGAAAATCTTTATCGTTTTGATGTAGCCCTTGAACTCCAAACAAAAATCAAAACTGTAGAAGACCTCTTCCAACCGGAGAACCTCCACCTTCTCACTGCCTTACAAAACGAAACAGCAACATATATCTACCCTCCTCTTTTTTCTTTTTTACTCATCCCGTTTACTTACTTATCAGAAAACGGTGCGGCACTGGTATTTGAAATTTTGAGTATTTTCTCTCTTGTTCTGATCCTTTATTTGATTTTTCAAAACAAAGAAATCACAAAATCAAAACCCAAGTTTCCTTATTCGATTCTTATTCTTAGTTTGGTTTTTAATTTCCGATTTTTAGAAAGCCATGTCCAAAACAACCAAGTAGGCCTACTTCTCATTTTACTTGTGTTAGTTTCTCTGTTAGTAAGATCTCATTTACTCAGTGGGATCTTACTTGCCCTCGCTGTGAGTATCAAAATTACTCCCTTAGTGTTTTTATTTGTTTTTGTTTATGAAAAAAAATACATAAGAATCCTTTGGTTTGTATTAGGGATGGTTCTTTGGAATGCACTTCCACTCCTTTACAACTGGGATTATACCATTCAAATGACAAATGAATGGCTGACTGAAATTTTAGGGAATGCTTTTAGTAATCCCCTGCTTCGGTCTTGGAAAAACAATCAGTCATTAAGTTCCACACTTGCCAAGTATTTTGTATCTGGTGCTGATATGATCAACCAACCAACATATGGAATGCCTTTCTTTCAACTTTCCCTATTTAGTTTGAAGATCATCCAATTAGTATTTGTGATTATGTTTGGAATTCCCCTCCTTCTCCTTTGGAGAAAAGAAAACAAAAAATGGGAAATCATTTCCTTACTTTTTTTAATCTCTGCCCTATTCAGTGGAATCAGTTGGATTCATAGTTTTATCATCTGCCTCGTTCCCATTTATTTTATCTTGAATCAAATCATAGACATACCCAATGACCCAAAAAAATTATATGCCCTAGTGTTTATTTTGAGTTTACCCATTCTAACACACCGAACTTTTGTTGGTTCAAAAATAGAAGCGACACTTTCTATGTTTTCCATTCTATTTTACACAACTAGTTTATTGTACTTTTACATTGTAAGGTTTGCATTACGTGAAACAGAAAATAGGAATTGA
- a CDS encoding glycosyltransferase family 4 protein, whose amino-acid sequence MTGNSRYLAEVLRIILPKHKDKEFFLYTNKPIHPIFSDLIGKNTKVVLEPKNIPGPIYLNFILPRRLKRDGMEVFWGTIQMLPFRKLPIPSYVNYHDLNFVSAPETMAKWNYFQHKLLSPITMKNADKIFCLSKNTKVEIIKFNPKFEDKCLVVYPGVSKPKPIKVKTKFPKDFFLTVGTLEPRKNINRLVDAFLDFKSKHPKDKHSLLIMGRKGWGEEGEFLYQKLGDPKIQNLGVKFIEKPDDGTLAEAFKQCKAFFFPSLHEGFGLPLLEAMLEDKRCVASDIPVFKEILSEKCDLYVSPKETKDWTHSFELMSGVKKPRSPKFPTKQWSWEETAKKIEEVLFQ is encoded by the coding sequence ATGACTGGGAATTCACGCTATTTAGCAGAAGTTCTACGAATCATTCTACCCAAACACAAAGATAAGGAATTTTTTCTTTATACCAATAAACCAATCCATCCTATTTTCTCTGATTTAATCGGTAAAAATACAAAAGTAGTTTTAGAACCAAAAAACATTCCAGGTCCAATTTATTTAAATTTTATATTACCTAGACGTTTAAAAAGAGATGGAATGGAAGTGTTTTGGGGCACCATACAGATGTTACCTTTCCGAAAACTTCCCATCCCCAGTTATGTAAATTACCACGATTTAAATTTTGTTTCCGCACCAGAAACAATGGCAAAATGGAACTACTTCCAACACAAACTTTTGTCTCCCATCACAATGAAAAATGCTGATAAAATCTTTTGTTTATCCAAAAACACAAAGGTTGAAATTATAAAGTTTAATCCAAAATTTGAAGATAAATGTCTCGTTGTGTATCCTGGGGTTTCCAAACCAAAACCAATCAAAGTAAAAACCAAATTCCCAAAAGATTTTTTCCTCACGGTGGGAACCTTGGAACCTCGAAAAAATATCAATAGACTCGTGGATGCATTTTTGGATTTCAAATCCAAACACCCAAAAGACAAACATTCCCTTTTGATTATGGGTAGAAAGGGTTGGGGCGAAGAAGGTGAGTTTTTATACCAGAAACTTGGAGATCCTAAAATCCAAAATTTAGGCGTAAAGTTCATTGAAAAACCGGATGACGGGACTTTGGCCGAAGCATTTAAACAGTGTAAGGCGTTCTTTTTCCCCTCACTCCATGAAGGTTTTGGACTTCCCCTTCTGGAGGCAATGTTAGAAGACAAACGTTGTGTTGCTTCCGACATTCCCGTATTTAAAGAGATTTTATCTGAAAAATGTGATCTTTATGTTTCTCCTAAAGAAACAAAGGATTGGACTCATAGTTTCGAATTGATGTCGGGTGTGAAAAAACCCAGATCTCCAAAATTTCCCACCAAACAATGGTCCTGGGAAGAAACAGCGAAAAAAATAGAAGAGGTACTCTTTCAATGA
- a CDS encoding aconitate hydratase, with product MAFDIEMIAARYSKMEAAIAQARKVVGRPLTLTEKILYNHLWDGNPSKSFGRGADYVDFAPDRVAMQDATAQMALLQFMQAGRKKVAVPSTVHCDHLITAKDESGVDLGIAVKENKEVYDFLSSVSNKYGIGFWKPGAGIIHQVVLENYAFPGGMMIGTDSHTVNAGGLGMVAIGVGGADACDVMAGLPWELKWPKAIGVKLTGKLNGWTSAKDVILKVAGILTVKGGTGAIVEYFGPGAEALSCTGKGTICNMGAEIGATTSTFGYDESMERYLRSTNRSDVADLANKYKAHLTADPEVYADPAKYFDQVIEIDLNTLEPYVNGPFTPDLATPISKMKEEAAKNGWPLKVEVGLIGSCTNSSYEDISRAASLAKQVAAKGLKTKAEFTITPGSELVRYTIQRDGFIDSFHKIGAKVFSNACGPCIGMWSRVGADKKEKNTIVHSFNRNFQARQDGNPNTYAFVASPEITTALAIAGDLGFNPLTDTLTNEKGEKVKLDPPTGEELPQKGFAVEDAGFIAPAADGSGVQVIVDPASTRLQLLAPFKPWEGTDIKGLKLLIKAKGKCTTDHISMAGPWLKFRGHLDNISNNLLIGATNNFNGKINEVKNQLTGNYEPVPQTQRAYKAQGIGSIVVGDENYGEGSSREHAAMEPRHLGVRAVLVKSFARIHETNLKKQGMLALTFANKDDYEKIQEDDAIDIVGLTSFAEGKPLTLVLNHKDGKKDEISVNHTYNTQQIEWFKAGAALNLMKA from the coding sequence ATGGCATTTGATATAGAAATGATTGCGGCACGTTATTCCAAAATGGAAGCGGCCATCGCACAAGCCAGGAAGGTAGTGGGTCGACCCCTCACACTTACAGAAAAGATTTTATACAACCACCTTTGGGACGGAAACCCTTCCAAAAGTTTTGGTCGCGGTGCTGACTATGTAGACTTTGCACCAGACCGCGTGGCCATGCAAGATGCAACAGCGCAGATGGCGCTTCTCCAATTTATGCAAGCTGGTCGTAAAAAAGTAGCGGTTCCTTCCACCGTTCACTGTGACCACTTAATCACAGCAAAAGACGAATCTGGTGTGGATCTTGGGATTGCTGTTAAAGAAAACAAAGAAGTTTATGATTTTTTATCCTCCGTTTCTAATAAATATGGAATCGGCTTTTGGAAACCAGGTGCTGGTATCATCCACCAAGTGGTTTTGGAAAACTATGCTTTTCCTGGTGGGATGATGATCGGAACCGACTCTCATACAGTGAATGCTGGTGGACTTGGAATGGTTGCGATTGGTGTTGGTGGAGCTGACGCTTGTGATGTGATGGCTGGCCTCCCTTGGGAACTCAAATGGCCAAAAGCCATCGGTGTCAAACTCACTGGGAAACTCAATGGTTGGACATCTGCCAAAGACGTAATTTTAAAAGTAGCTGGTATCCTCACTGTAAAAGGTGGAACAGGTGCGATTGTAGAATACTTTGGCCCAGGAGCCGAAGCGCTTTCTTGTACGGGAAAAGGTACAATTTGTAACATGGGAGCAGAAATTGGTGCTACCACTTCTACTTTCGGTTATGACGAATCCATGGAAAGATATTTAAGATCCACTAACAGAAGTGATGTGGCTGATCTTGCAAACAAATATAAAGCACATCTCACTGCTGACCCTGAAGTGTACGCGGATCCTGCTAAATACTTTGACCAAGTGATAGAAATTGATCTCAACACTTTAGAGCCGTATGTAAATGGCCCATTCACACCAGACCTTGCAACTCCTATTTCTAAAATGAAAGAAGAGGCAGCAAAAAATGGTTGGCCACTCAAAGTGGAAGTGGGTCTTATCGGATCTTGCACTAACTCTTCTTACGAAGATATTTCGAGAGCGGCTTCCCTTGCAAAACAAGTGGCTGCAAAAGGTTTAAAAACCAAAGCAGAGTTTACCATCACTCCTGGTTCGGAACTAGTTCGTTATACGATCCAAAGAGACGGGTTCATTGATTCTTTCCATAAAATTGGCGCCAAAGTATTTTCTAATGCTTGTGGGCCTTGTATTGGAATGTGGTCACGTGTAGGTGCTGATAAAAAAGAAAAGAACACCATTGTTCACTCGTTCAATCGTAACTTCCAAGCACGCCAAGATGGAAACCCTAATACTTACGCTTTTGTGGCTTCACCAGAAATCACCACAGCCCTTGCGATTGCTGGGGACTTAGGATTCAATCCACTCACCGACACTTTAACCAACGAAAAAGGGGAAAAGGTAAAACTCGATCCACCTACTGGAGAAGAGTTACCTCAAAAAGGTTTTGCGGTAGAGGATGCTGGTTTCATCGCTCCCGCAGCAGATGGATCTGGGGTGCAAGTGATTGTGGATCCTGCATCCACTAGACTCCAGCTCCTTGCTCCTTTTAAACCTTGGGAAGGAACTGACATCAAAGGTCTGAAACTCCTTATCAAAGCCAAAGGAAAATGTACGACAGATCATATTTCCATGGCAGGACCTTGGCTTAAGTTCCGTGGTCACTTGGATAATATTTCCAACAACTTACTCATTGGTGCCACAAACAACTTCAATGGAAAAATCAATGAAGTAAAAAACCAACTAACCGGAAACTACGAACCAGTTCCACAAACCCAAAGAGCTTACAAAGCACAAGGGATTGGATCAATTGTAGTGGGTGATGAAAACTACGGTGAGGGATCTTCTCGTGAACACGCAGCGATGGAACCAAGGCATTTAGGTGTGAGAGCCGTTCTTGTAAAATCCTTTGCTAGGATTCACGAAACAAACTTGAAAAAACAAGGAATGTTAGCATTAACTTTTGCAAACAAAGATGACTACGAAAAAATCCAAGAAGATGATGCGATTGATATTGTAGGTCTCACAAGTTTTGCCGAAGGAAAACCACTCACTCTTGTGTTAAATCATAAGGATGGTAAAAAAGATGAAATTTCTGTAAACCATACTTACAATACACAACAGATCGAATGGTTCAAAGCAGGTGCTGCTTTGAATTTGATGAAAGCATAA
- a CDS encoding FlgO family outer membrane protein, translating to MNKSPLSGWNLPFKILSLFVFLFSVSACYLGEERESKPKKLTVPPLEQLATSLSESGLYFQPQRLVVLTFLDHEGKKSPYGEILAEKLTTELVKKNRFQILDRLANQKVLNEAGLGLDIPTDTATLRKIGDVLKLDVIITGIVTPYQDGVFVNTRLIEIKSGLILKADEVYVRIDG from the coding sequence ATGAACAAGTCACCTCTCTCGGGATGGAACTTGCCTTTTAAGATCTTAAGTTTATTTGTTTTTTTATTTAGCGTTAGCGCCTGTTATTTGGGAGAGGAAAGAGAATCCAAACCTAAAAAACTTACAGTTCCCCCATTGGAACAATTGGCAACTTCCCTTTCTGAAAGTGGTTTATACTTCCAACCGCAAAGACTAGTTGTTTTGACATTTTTAGACCACGAAGGCAAAAAAAGCCCCTATGGTGAAATCTTAGCCGAAAAACTGACAACAGAACTCGTAAAAAAAAATCGGTTTCAGATTTTAGACCGGCTGGCCAACCAGAAAGTTTTAAATGAGGCAGGGCTTGGGCTCGATATTCCCACAGACACAGCCACCTTGCGGAAAATAGGCGATGTTTTGAAACTAGATGTCATCATTACCGGAATTGTGACTCCATACCAAGACGGAGTTTTTGTCAATACTCGACTGATTGAAATCAAATCCGGCCTTATTCTCAAAGCGGATGAAGTTTATGTCCGGATTGACGGTTAG
- the queA gene encoding tRNA preQ1(34) S-adenosylmethionine ribosyltransferase-isomerase QueA, translating into MDFLQDYDFHLPEEQIAKFPLENRDESRLLVVDKTESKFSEAPLFKDITRFVLPGDIFVYNQTKVSYRRVYLQVESGRIHESIFLEAEDESCQVWLCILKNRAKLKLGDKLSPVGFQEFEFFYRGAKEELSILHSERSISEPDFEVFGNIPIPPYLKRNVTEEDKIRYQTIFASRSGSVAAPTAGLHFTESLKENLRSLGVEFLPVELQIGYGTFRPLTAEQWQTKTLHRENYSVSAFTATKLNDARKEGSRIIAVGTTTLRVLETVFDSQLKTYKVGVGQTDIFLSPGDNIQSVQGLITNFHLPKSSLLLLVSAFANARLVMSSYHYALKNGFRFYSYGDSMFLF; encoded by the coding sequence ATGGATTTTTTGCAGGATTACGATTTTCACCTTCCCGAGGAGCAGATTGCCAAATTCCCATTGGAAAACCGGGACGAGTCACGGCTTCTAGTAGTAGACAAAACCGAATCCAAATTTTCGGAAGCACCACTCTTTAAGGACATTACCCGTTTTGTGCTACCAGGTGATATTTTTGTATATAATCAGACAAAAGTATCTTATCGACGTGTGTATTTGCAAGTGGAATCAGGTCGAATCCACGAATCCATTTTTTTGGAAGCGGAAGATGAATCCTGCCAGGTATGGTTATGTATCTTAAAAAATAGAGCCAAATTAAAGTTAGGTGACAAACTTTCTCCAGTGGGGTTTCAGGAATTTGAATTTTTCTACCGAGGGGCAAAAGAAGAACTTTCTATTTTACATTCCGAGAGATCCATTTCAGAACCTGACTTTGAAGTTTTTGGAAACATTCCCATCCCACCCTATTTAAAACGAAATGTCACCGAAGAAGACAAAATCCGGTACCAAACAATTTTTGCCAGTCGTTCTGGATCCGTTGCTGCTCCGACGGCTGGACTTCACTTTACAGAATCACTCAAAGAAAATTTGAGATCCTTGGGAGTCGAATTCCTTCCTGTGGAATTACAAATTGGTTATGGGACATTTCGTCCTTTGACCGCCGAACAATGGCAGACTAAAACGCTACATAGGGAGAACTACTCAGTCTCTGCATTCACAGCAACAAAGTTAAACGATGCTAGAAAAGAAGGTAGCAGGATCATTGCAGTGGGAACCACTACACTCCGTGTGTTAGAAACTGTATTTGATTCTCAATTGAAGACATATAAGGTAGGAGTGGGTCAAACTGACATCTTTTTGTCGCCGGGTGACAATATACAATCCGTACAAGGTCTGATTACAAACTTCCATTTACCAAAATCGAGCCTCTTACTTCTCGTCAGTGCCTTTGCCAATGCTCGACTTGTGATGAGTTCTTATCACTATGCTTTGAAGAACGGGTTTCGTTTTTATTCATATGGAGATTCGATGTTCTTATTTTAA
- a CDS encoding DoxX family protein, with product MSEKTKKIAYWFFTLWLSLGMVSTAIVQLIKLPEEVEKINQLGYPTYFLTLLGVWKLLGVVAVLAPKFVLLKEWAYAGFFFAMSGAAISHIVCGHGFGEIFPSVLLLILTTISWYLRPENRRTKV from the coding sequence ATGTCAGAAAAAACAAAAAAAATAGCTTATTGGTTCTTCACACTTTGGTTGTCGCTTGGAATGGTATCCACTGCAATTGTGCAATTAATCAAACTACCAGAAGAAGTAGAAAAGATCAACCAGTTGGGTTATCCTACTTATTTTCTTACGCTTCTCGGTGTTTGGAAATTACTCGGGGTTGTAGCCGTTTTAGCACCGAAATTTGTTTTACTCAAAGAATGGGCCTATGCTGGTTTTTTCTTTGCCATGTCTGGAGCTGCTATTTCTCATATAGTTTGTGGTCACGGGTTCGGCGAAATTTTTCCTTCCGTCCTACTTCTTATACTCACAACAATCTCTTGGTATTTACGTCCCGAAAATCGTAGAACTAAAGTTTAA
- the pnuC gene encoding nicotinamide riboside transporter PnuC: protein MTDIFSYFSIEFPLLSVFGYPFSLIEFLGTSSGLFCVYLASRNHILTWPIGIFNSICFFFLFFQIQLYSDMLLQIYFFGSSIYGWYVWRKRTGAYIKIQSLGRTKNTILLFTILLGTYVLGEMTSRLPLWFPQIFIKPPEFLYWDAFTTVASIIANFLLAQRKLESWFLWVFVDVVCILIYSLKGIPFVTMEYIVFLLIAFYGCYHWYREYKLHSNGNQLSN, encoded by the coding sequence ATGACAGATATTTTTTCCTATTTTTCGATTGAGTTTCCGCTTCTGTCTGTCTTTGGTTATCCATTCAGTTTGATTGAATTTCTCGGTACAAGTTCTGGTCTTTTCTGTGTTTATCTTGCTTCGAGAAATCATATCCTCACTTGGCCGATTGGGATTTTTAACTCTATCTGTTTTTTCTTTTTATTCTTCCAAATCCAACTCTATTCGGATATGTTATTACAGATTTATTTTTTTGGATCGAGTATTTATGGTTGGTATGTTTGGAGAAAAAGAACCGGTGCTTATATAAAGATTCAATCTTTAGGCAGAACCAAAAATACGATCCTTCTTTTCACAATACTACTAGGGACTTATGTTTTGGGAGAAATGACGAGCCGGTTGCCGTTATGGTTTCCTCAGATTTTTATAAAACCACCTGAGTTTTTATATTGGGATGCGTTTACAACTGTGGCAAGTATCATTGCTAATTTTTTACTCGCGCAAAGAAAGTTGGAATCCTGGTTCTTATGGGTATTTGTGGATGTGGTTTGTATTCTTATCTATTCCTTAAAAGGGATCCCTTTTGTAACAATGGAATACATTGTATTTTTGCTGATTGCATTTTATGGATGTTACCATTGGTATAGAGAATACAAACTCCATTCCAATGGTAACCAGTTATCGAATTAA
- a CDS encoding LIMLP_18675 family protein: MKLVQKWISKWKEFKSKKEAAYFGTTLYDELTTNPLPSILLILGTILFFIYSLPYAFYLGKFFYWFVGVLEITKVLKIPFLDELRYYHYLSAFVYFYISASLLIDVSRLLNKWNRRTVFVKNELWQIQRFGFGKKLIKFEINAEGLQLGLEHGGLSDYLGCNRLVWEKNGEPKFSTPYFFPYKKNKTIINRILKR, encoded by the coding sequence ATGAAATTAGTTCAAAAATGGATTTCCAAATGGAAAGAATTTAAAAGTAAAAAAGAAGCCGCTTACTTTGGCACAACTCTGTATGATGAGTTAACGACAAATCCCCTTCCCTCAATTTTACTCATACTTGGTACAATTCTATTTTTTATCTATAGTTTGCCTTATGCTTTCTATCTAGGTAAATTTTTCTATTGGTTTGTAGGAGTTCTTGAAATTACTAAAGTTTTAAAAATTCCATTTTTAGATGAACTAAGATATTACCACTATCTATCCGCTTTTGTTTACTTTTATATATCAGCTTCTTTATTAATTGATGTTAGTCGCTTGCTAAATAAGTGGAATCGCAGAACTGTTTTTGTAAAAAATGAATTATGGCAAATACAAAGATTTGGTTTTGGGAAAAAACTCATCAAATTCGAAATAAATGCTGAAGGTTTACAACTCGGGCTGGAACATGGTGGGTTGTCCGACTATTTGGGATGTAACCGCCTAGTTTGGGAAAAAAATGGAGAACCAAAATTTTCAACTCCTTACTTTTTCCCATACAAAAAGAATAAAACTATAATCAATCGAATTTTAAAACGTTAA
- a CDS encoding ArsR/SmtB family transcription factor has product MDLRRDVFQAIADPTRRAILLLVATQSMTAGAIASQFDTKRPTVSKHLQILTECELLKKEPNGRQMYYHLNPNKMKEIANFIEPFQKLWDDRFNKLESVMKNYQKKSKS; this is encoded by the coding sequence ATGGATTTAAGAAGAGATGTTTTTCAGGCAATTGCAGATCCCACTAGGCGGGCGATTCTCCTACTAGTGGCTACCCAGTCTATGACCGCAGGAGCCATCGCCTCGCAGTTTGATACCAAACGACCCACCGTTTCCAAACATTTACAAATTTTAACCGAATGTGAATTGTTAAAAAAGGAACCTAACGGTCGCCAGATGTACTACCATCTAAACCCAAATAAAATGAAAGAGATTGCAAACTTCATTGAACCCTTCCAAAAACTTTGGGATGACCGGTTTAACAAATTGGAATCGGTAATGAAAAATTACCAAAAAAAATCTAAATCCTGA
- a CDS encoding class I SAM-dependent methyltransferase has protein sequence MKGFLNKKNFGLGKNGKEFDGSYWTDIYGNGLDVDGSYNAKQHAEYLKALFQLMEIPVYKMADFGFGKAILLREMVKTFSPVKVYAVDASKEAFEDLKKKDWVKRSDKFHLYHESLETFKLPKLEKEPVELGICNSVIQYLPDSMIPGVLEKIAKYCNYLYFTVPTNEDYAVMKEEMSFSDPYAFSRSKKKYQKWISRDFEIVGYNLLQSKWLGEKGFKEDFFRI, from the coding sequence GTGAAAGGATTCTTAAATAAAAAAAACTTCGGTCTCGGTAAAAATGGCAAAGAGTTTGATGGTTCCTATTGGACGGATATCTATGGGAATGGTTTGGACGTAGATGGATCTTATAATGCCAAACAACATGCCGAATACTTAAAGGCACTTTTCCAATTGATGGAAATCCCTGTTTACAAAATGGCAGATTTTGGATTTGGAAAGGCCATTTTACTTCGTGAGATGGTAAAAACTTTTTCTCCTGTAAAAGTATACGCTGTCGATGCCTCCAAAGAAGCCTTTGAGGATCTGAAAAAAAAGGACTGGGTCAAACGTTCTGACAAATTTCATCTTTATCATGAATCCTTAGAAACTTTCAAACTTCCCAAATTAGAAAAAGAACCAGTGGAGCTTGGGATTTGTAATTCAGTCATCCAATACCTTCCTGATTCTATGATACCCGGAGTATTGGAGAAAATAGCAAAATATTGTAATTATTTATATTTTACAGTGCCAACAAATGAAGATTATGCGGTAATGAAGGAGGAGATGAGTTTCTCCGATCCATATGCCTTTAGTAGATCCAAAAAAAAATACCAAAAGTGGATTTCTCGTGATTTCGAAATTGTCGGATACAATCTTTTACAAAGCAAGTGGTTAGGGGAAAAAGGATTTAAAGAAGATTTCTTTAGGATTTAG
- a CDS encoding SRPBCC family protein, which translates to MELKTKVIAENGKQELTIERKFDLPASLVFKAHTEPELIEQWMGNKVLKFEAKNHGSWIFETKNPEGVVLFRANGVLLNIIENQSFVRTFEMENTGFPVQLEFFEFQKISETNSKLVMHIIYKSVEQRDQILKMPFAQGINMAHNRLEDVIREKD; encoded by the coding sequence ATGGAATTAAAAACAAAAGTAATTGCAGAAAACGGCAAACAAGAGTTAACAATTGAAAGAAAGTTTGATTTACCTGCTTCCTTAGTATTTAAAGCACATACCGAACCGGAACTTATCGAACAATGGATGGGCAACAAAGTACTCAAATTCGAAGCAAAAAACCATGGCAGTTGGATCTTTGAAACTAAAAATCCTGAAGGTGTTGTCTTATTTCGTGCCAATGGAGTTTTACTCAATATCATCGAAAATCAAAGTTTTGTTCGCACCTTTGAAATGGAAAACACAGGGTTTCCAGTCCAACTAGAGTTTTTTGAATTCCAAAAAATTTCAGAAACCAATTCAAAACTCGTCATGCATATTATATATAAGTCTGTCGAACAAAGAGACCAAATTTTAAAGATGCCTTTTGCACAAGGAATCAATATGGCTCATAACCGCTTGGAAGATGTCATTCGCGAGAAAGATTGA